In the Geovibrio ferrireducens genome, CGTGTCTGTATCTGCTGTCGCTGTCTTTAATTCCGGCTACACAGAGTTTACATGCGCCGAAGCCCAAATCCATGAACTCATAAACATCGGCAGCAGTTTCCTTCACTATATCAAGGCCCACAATGCCCATATCCGCCGCGCCGTGTTCCACATACGTGGGAACATCCATGTTGCGGACAAGCATATAGCGCATGCCGTGTTTCTCGTCAAGGAAGACAAGCTTCCTGCTCTCCTCGTCAACAACACCTTCCTGAGTGATGCCTTTTGATACGAAAAGTTCAATGGTTTCATCCGCCAGCCTGCCTTTAGGCAGGGCAACGGTTATTATATCTTCATTCATTCCGCCATCCTTGTAATATCCGCACCCAGAAGCGAAAGCTTTTCATCAAAACGCTCGTAGCCTCTGTCCAGATGGTAAACACGGAGGATTTCGCTTGTACCCTCCGCCATAAGAGCCGCTATCACGAGGCTTGCGCTCGCCCTGAGATCAGAAGCCATCACGGGTGCTCCGGTGATTTTCTCCACCCCTCTGATAACAGCGGATTTATCCTTAAGCTTAATATCTGCGCCCATACGTTTGAGCTCGGAAACATGCATGAACCTGTTCTCGAAGATTGTCTCAGTAATGACGGAAACACCGCCTGAGGCTGCCATTACGGACATAAACTGAGCCTGCATATCAGTAGGAAAGCCGGGGTAAGGCTGGGTGGAAATATCCGTTCCTTCCAGTCTTCC is a window encoding:
- the hisG gene encoding ATP phosphoribosyltransferase, producing the protein MNEDIITVALPKGRLADETIELFVSKGITQEGVVDEESRKLVFLDEKHGMRYMLVRNMDVPTYVEHGAADMGIVGLDIVKETAADVYEFMDLGFGACKLCVAGIKDSDSRYRHDMVVATKYPKMTKDFFAKKGIFVETIKLYGSIELAPIVGLSDMIVDLVSTGQTLKKNGLEVIETMLESTARLIGNKSMTRLKHERVKEIIKRLGGI